The Streptomyces sp. NBC_01275 genome has a segment encoding these proteins:
- a CDS encoding WhiB family transcriptional regulator, giving the protein MADFSRLPGPNADLWDWQLLAACRGVDSSLFFHPEGERGAARSARENSAKEVCMRCPVRAQCAAHALAVREPYGVWGGLTEDEREELMGRARNRLVTASTGVRDTASNT; this is encoded by the coding sequence ATGGCAGATTTCTCCCGCCTTCCCGGACCGAACGCTGACCTGTGGGACTGGCAGCTCCTGGCTGCCTGCCGCGGGGTGGACAGTTCGCTCTTCTTCCATCCGGAGGGTGAGCGCGGGGCGGCTCGGAGCGCTCGAGAGAACTCGGCCAAGGAGGTCTGCATGAGGTGTCCGGTCCGCGCGCAGTGCGCGGCGCACGCACTGGCCGTACGTGAGCCGTACGGCGTGTGGGGCGGATTGACCGAGGACGAGCGCGAGGAGCTCATGGGACGGGCGCGCAACCGCCTGGTGACGGCGTCGACCGGCGTGAGGGACACCGCTTCGAACACGTGA
- the guaB gene encoding IMP dehydrogenase, with amino-acid sequence MTANVDGVPGKFATLGLTYDDVLLLPGASEVLPNAVDTSSRISRNVRVNIPLLSAAMDKVTESRMAIAMARQGGVGVLHRNLSIEDQVNQVDLVKRSESGMVTDPITVHPDATLAEADALCAKFRISGVPVTDGNKKLLGIVTNRDMAFESDRSRQVREVMTPMPLVTGYVGISGTDAMELLRRHKIEKLPLVDEAGVLKGLITVKDFVKAEQYPRAAKDAEGRLLVGAAVGASPEALERAQALAEAGVDFLVVDTSHGHNSNALSWMSKIKSSVRVDVIGGNVATRDGAQALIDAGVDGIKVGVGPGSICTTRVVAGIGVPQVTAIYEASLAARPAGIPLIGDGGLQYSGDIGKALAAGADTVMLGSLLAGCEESPGELQFINGKQFKSYRGMGSLGAMQSRGQAKSYSKDRYFQAEVAADDKLVPEGIEGQVPYRGPLGNVLHQLVGGLRQTMGYVGAATIEEMETKGRFVRITSAGLKESHPHDIQMTVEAPNYSSQ; translated from the coding sequence ATGACTGCCAACGTCGACGGAGTGCCCGGTAAATTCGCGACCCTCGGGCTCACCTACGACGACGTGCTGCTGCTGCCGGGTGCATCCGAGGTGCTCCCCAACGCGGTCGACACCTCGTCCCGCATCTCCCGTAATGTCCGGGTCAATATCCCGCTGCTGTCGGCGGCGATGGACAAGGTGACCGAGTCCCGCATGGCGATCGCGATGGCCCGCCAGGGCGGCGTCGGCGTGCTGCACCGCAACCTCTCCATCGAGGACCAGGTCAACCAGGTCGACCTGGTGAAGCGCTCCGAGTCCGGCATGGTCACCGACCCGATCACGGTGCACCCGGACGCGACCCTGGCCGAGGCCGACGCCCTGTGCGCCAAGTTCCGCATCAGCGGTGTCCCGGTCACGGACGGCAACAAGAAGCTCCTCGGCATCGTCACCAACCGCGACATGGCCTTCGAGTCCGACCGCTCGCGCCAGGTGCGCGAGGTCATGACCCCGATGCCGCTGGTCACCGGCTACGTCGGCATCTCCGGCACAGACGCCATGGAGCTGCTGCGCCGCCACAAGATCGAGAAACTTCCCCTGGTCGACGAGGCGGGCGTCCTCAAGGGCCTCATCACGGTCAAGGACTTCGTCAAGGCCGAGCAGTACCCCCGGGCCGCCAAGGACGCCGAGGGCCGCCTGCTCGTCGGCGCCGCCGTCGGCGCCAGCCCCGAGGCCCTGGAGCGCGCCCAGGCGCTCGCCGAGGCCGGCGTGGACTTCCTGGTCGTCGACACCTCGCACGGCCACAACAGCAACGCCCTCAGCTGGATGTCGAAGATCAAGTCGAGCGTGCGCGTCGACGTGATCGGCGGCAACGTCGCCACGCGCGACGGCGCCCAGGCCCTGATCGACGCAGGCGTCGACGGCATCAAGGTCGGTGTCGGCCCCGGTTCGATCTGTACCACCCGCGTGGTCGCCGGCATCGGCGTCCCGCAGGTCACCGCCATCTACGAGGCCTCGCTCGCGGCCCGTCCGGCCGGTATCCCGCTCATCGGCGACGGCGGCCTGCAGTACTCCGGCGACATCGGCAAGGCGCTCGCCGCCGGCGCCGACACCGTGATGCTGGGCAGCCTGCTCGCGGGCTGCGAGGAGTCCCCGGGCGAGCTGCAGTTCATCAACGGCAAGCAGTTCAAGTCGTACCGCGGCATGGGCTCCCTCGGCGCCATGCAGTCCCGTGGGCAGGCGAAGTCGTACTCCAAGGACCGCTACTTCCAGGCGGAGGTCGCAGCCGACGACAAGCTCGTCCCCGAGGGCATCGAGGGCCAGGTGCCCTACCGCGGCCCCCTCGGCAACGTGCTGCACCAGCTCGTCGGCGGACTGCGCCAGACCATGGGCTACGTGGGCGCGGCCACCATCGAGGAGATGGAGACCAAGGGCCGCTTCGTCCGGATCACGTCCGCGGGTCTCAAGGAGAGCCACCCCCACGACATCCAGATGACCGTCGAGGCGCCGAACTACAGCAGCCAGTGA
- a CDS encoding GuaB3 family IMP dehydrogenase-related protein → MTEIEIGRGKRGRRAYAFDDIAVVPSRRTRDPKEVSIAWQIDAYRFELPFLAAPMDSVVSPATAIRIGELGGLGVLNLEGLWTRYEDPQPLLDEIAELDADTATRRLQEIYAAPIKEELIGQRIKEVRDSGVVTAAALSPQRTAQFSKAVVDAGVDIFVIRGTTVSAEHVSGSHEPLNLKQFIYELDVPVIVGGCATYTAALHLMRTGAAGVLVGFGGGAAHTTRNVLGIQVPMATAVADVAAARRDYMDESGGRYVHVIADGGVGWSGDLPKAIACGADSVMMGSPLARATDAPGRGNHWGMEAVNEELPRGKKVDLGTVGTIEEVLTGPSHTPDGSMNFFGALRRAMATTGYSELKEFQRVEVTVADSVHRR, encoded by the coding sequence GTGACTGAGATCGAGATCGGGCGCGGCAAGCGCGGCCGCCGGGCGTACGCCTTCGACGACATCGCCGTCGTCCCCAGCCGCCGTACGCGGGACCCGAAGGAGGTCTCGATCGCCTGGCAGATCGACGCCTACCGCTTCGAGCTGCCCTTCCTGGCCGCCCCCATGGACTCGGTCGTCTCCCCGGCCACCGCGATCCGCATCGGCGAGCTCGGCGGCCTCGGCGTCCTCAACCTCGAGGGCCTGTGGACACGCTACGAGGACCCGCAGCCGCTGCTCGACGAGATCGCCGAGCTGGACGCGGACACCGCGACCCGCCGCCTCCAGGAGATCTACGCCGCCCCCATCAAGGAGGAGCTGATCGGGCAGCGCATCAAGGAGGTGCGCGACTCGGGCGTGGTCACCGCCGCCGCGCTCTCCCCGCAGCGCACGGCCCAGTTCTCCAAGGCCGTCGTCGACGCGGGCGTGGACATCTTCGTCATCCGCGGCACGACGGTCTCGGCGGAGCACGTCTCCGGCTCGCACGAGCCGCTGAACCTGAAGCAGTTCATCTACGAACTCGACGTCCCGGTGATCGTCGGCGGCTGCGCCACCTACACCGCGGCCCTGCACCTGATGCGCACCGGCGCGGCGGGCGTGCTCGTCGGCTTCGGCGGCGGCGCGGCGCACACCACGCGCAACGTGCTGGGCATCCAGGTCCCGATGGCCACGGCGGTCGCCGACGTGGCCGCCGCCCGCCGGGACTACATGGACGAGTCCGGCGGCCGGTATGTGCACGTGATCGCGGACGGCGGCGTCGGCTGGTCCGGCGACCTGCCCAAGGCGATCGCCTGCGGCGCCGACTCCGTGATGATGGGCTCCCCGCTCGCGCGCGCGACCGACGCGCCGGGCCGGGGCAACCACTGGGGCATGGAGGCCGTCAACGAGGAGCTGCCGCGCGGCAAGAAGGTCGACCTCGGCACCGTCGGCACCATCGAGGAGGTCCTCACGGGCCCGTCCCACACGCCCGACGGCTCGATGAACTTCTTCGGCGCCCTGCGCCGCGCCATGGCCACCACCGGCTACAGCGAACTGAAGGAGTTCCAGCGCGTCGAGGTGACGGTCGCGGACTCGGTGCACCGACGGTAG
- a CDS encoding LysR family transcriptional regulator, whose protein sequence is MIEARHLRVLRAVAATGSFSAAGRELGCTQPAVSQQMKALEASVGTPLLIRSGREMRLTQAGEALVRHAVGILSGLTAAEEEVAAIAGLRAGRVRLVSFPSGSSTLVPTALAALRAAHPGTRVSLEEAEPPNSVELLRAGDCDIALAFRYERAAGGAGGEEWDDLVVRPLLTDRLVALVPERHRLARAQSLAIGELAREPWIAGCPRCRGQLVEVCESAGFTPRIDFATDDYPAVVGLVGAGLGVAVLPQLATESVRPRGARAVTLEPAVRREIVALTLPDLAQVPAVAATLEQLERAAARP, encoded by the coding sequence GTGATCGAGGCCCGTCATCTCCGTGTCCTGCGCGCCGTGGCCGCCACCGGCTCCTTCTCGGCGGCGGGGCGTGAGCTGGGCTGCACCCAGCCTGCCGTCAGCCAGCAGATGAAGGCCCTGGAGGCGTCCGTCGGCACGCCCCTGCTGATCCGCAGCGGCCGCGAGATGCGCCTGACCCAGGCGGGCGAGGCCCTCGTACGGCATGCGGTCGGCATCCTCTCCGGACTCACCGCCGCCGAGGAGGAGGTCGCCGCCATCGCCGGCCTGCGCGCCGGCCGGGTCCGCCTGGTCTCCTTCCCCAGCGGCAGCTCGACCCTCGTCCCCACCGCCCTCGCCGCCCTGCGCGCCGCCCACCCCGGCACCCGCGTCTCCCTGGAGGAGGCCGAGCCGCCGAACTCCGTGGAGCTGCTGCGCGCCGGCGACTGCGACATCGCCCTCGCCTTCCGCTACGAGCGCGCGGCGGGCGGCGCGGGCGGCGAGGAGTGGGACGACCTGGTCGTACGGCCGCTGCTGACGGACCGCCTGGTCGCGCTCGTGCCCGAACGCCACCGCCTCGCGCGTGCGCAGTCCCTCGCCATCGGCGAACTGGCCCGGGAGCCCTGGATCGCGGGCTGTCCGCGCTGCCGAGGCCAGCTGGTGGAGGTGTGCGAGAGCGCGGGCTTCACGCCCCGCATCGACTTCGCGACCGACGACTACCCGGCGGTGGTCGGCCTGGTGGGCGCGGGCCTGGGCGTCGCCGTCCTGCCCCAGCTCGCGACCGAGTCCGTACGGCCCCGAGGGGCGCGCGCGGTGACGCTGGAGCCGGCGGTGCGGCGGGAGATCGTGGCGCTCACCCTGCCGGATCTGGCCCAGGTGCCGGCGGTGGCGGCGACGCTGGAGCAGCTGGAGCGGGCCGCGGCGCGCCCCTGA
- a CDS encoding response regulator transcription factor, giving the protein MTSVLVCDDSPLAREALRRAVATVPGVERVTTAANGEEVLRRWGADRSDLILMDVRMPGLGGVETVRRLLSADPGARIIMLTVAEDLDGVALAVAAGARGYLHKDASRAELRATVTQALADPTWRLAPRRLRSAEMGAAPTLTAREIQVLEGMSHGRSNAEIGRELFLSEDTVKTHARRLFKKLGASDRAHAVALGFRWGLVR; this is encoded by the coding sequence ATGACATCCGTCCTCGTCTGCGACGACTCCCCGCTTGCCCGAGAGGCGCTCCGCCGCGCGGTCGCGACCGTGCCCGGCGTCGAGCGCGTGACGACGGCGGCCAACGGCGAGGAAGTTCTCCGCCGCTGGGGCGCCGACCGCTCGGACCTGATTCTGATGGACGTACGCATGCCCGGACTGGGCGGCGTCGAGACGGTTCGGCGGCTGCTGTCCGCCGACCCCGGTGCGCGCATCATCATGCTCACCGTCGCCGAGGACCTGGACGGCGTCGCCCTCGCGGTGGCCGCCGGCGCCCGCGGCTATCTGCACAAGGACGCCTCGCGCGCCGAACTGCGCGCGACCGTCACCCAGGCGCTCGCCGACCCCACCTGGCGACTGGCCCCCCGTCGGCTGCGCTCGGCCGAGATGGGCGCCGCGCCCACGCTCACCGCGCGTGAGATCCAGGTCCTCGAAGGCATGAGCCACGGCCGCTCCAACGCGGAGATCGGCCGTGAGCTGTTCCTCTCCGAGGACACCGTCAAGACGCACGCCCGACGGCTCTTCAAGAAGCTCGGCGCATCGGACCGCGCACACGCCGTGGCGCTCGGCTTCCGGTGGGGGCTGGTCCGCTAG
- a CDS encoding ester cyclase — translation MTFVQLIDCRTSRFDEMDRLMDTWVEQTRGKRTATHAVVGKDRSDASHFIEIVEFPSYQEAMRNSNLPETDKIFRELVALCDEMPTFTDLDVVRDEQLYAVAARRFFETIALHGELPALDGLIAEDYHDHDPANEQDTMGMDAMRREVGMWRRGFDFMFVVDDQIAQDDRVCNRWTWRGTHKGDFMGLAATGKQVSMTGSTIFRFGEDGKIAEAWWQYDRLGLMGQLGALDALET, via the coding sequence ATGACGTTCGTACAGCTCATCGACTGCAGGACCAGCCGGTTCGACGAGATGGACCGATTGATGGACACCTGGGTCGAACAGACCCGGGGGAAGCGGACCGCGACGCACGCGGTGGTCGGCAAGGACCGCTCCGACGCATCGCACTTCATCGAGATCGTGGAGTTCCCGTCGTACCAGGAGGCGATGCGGAACTCGAACCTTCCGGAGACCGACAAGATCTTCCGGGAGCTGGTGGCCCTGTGCGACGAGATGCCGACGTTCACGGATCTGGACGTGGTGCGCGACGAGCAGCTGTACGCGGTGGCCGCGCGGCGGTTCTTCGAGACGATCGCACTCCACGGGGAGCTGCCGGCGCTCGACGGCCTCATCGCCGAGGACTATCACGACCATGATCCCGCCAACGAGCAGGACACCATGGGGATGGACGCGATGCGGCGGGAGGTCGGGATGTGGCGGCGCGGCTTCGACTTCATGTTCGTCGTCGACGACCAGATCGCCCAGGACGACCGGGTGTGCAACCGATGGACCTGGCGCGGCACCCACAAGGGCGACTTCATGGGGCTCGCCGCCACCGGGAAGCAGGTCTCCATGACCGGGTCGACGATCTTCCGGTTCGGCGAGGACGGCAAGATCGCCGAGGCGTGGTGGCAGTACGACCGGCTCGGGCTGATGGGGCAGCTGGGGGCGCTGGATGCGCTGGAGACCTGA
- a CDS encoding sigma-70 family RNA polymerase sigma factor, with translation MRDDEAVTAVGTIGALVHRAVDGDEQATHDLLAHVHPLALRYCRTRLSRLPGDARHFVEDLAQEVCVAVLLALPRYRDTGRPFEAFVFAIAAHKVADLQRAAMRHPGSTAVPSDEMPERPDDSLGPEERALLSSDAEWAKKLLANLPDNQRELLLLRIAVGLTAEETGQMLGMSPGAVRVAQHRALSRLRALAEQ, from the coding sequence ATGCGCGATGACGAGGCGGTCACTGCCGTGGGGACGATCGGGGCACTCGTCCATCGCGCCGTAGACGGCGACGAACAGGCCACCCACGACCTGCTCGCCCACGTCCACCCCCTGGCGCTGCGCTACTGCCGCACCCGGCTGTCCCGGCTGCCCGGCGACGCGCGCCACTTCGTGGAGGACCTCGCCCAGGAGGTCTGCGTCGCGGTCCTCCTCGCCCTGCCCCGCTACCGCGACACGGGCAGGCCCTTCGAGGCCTTCGTCTTCGCCATCGCCGCCCACAAGGTCGCCGACCTCCAGCGCGCCGCCATGCGCCACCCGGGCTCCACGGCGGTCCCGTCGGACGAGATGCCCGAGCGGCCCGACGACTCCCTCGGCCCCGAGGAGCGCGCCCTGCTCAGCAGCGACGCCGAATGGGCGAAGAAACTGCTGGCCAACCTGCCCGACAACCAGCGGGAGCTGCTCCTGCTGCGCATCGCCGTGGGGCTCACGGCAGAGGAGACCGGCCAGATGTTGGGAATGTCACCCGGCGCGGTCCGCGTGGCCCAGCACCGGGCGCTGAGCAGGCTGCGAGCACTCGCAGAGCAGTAG
- a CDS encoding nucleotide sugar dehydrogenase codes for MPADLAVIGLGPLGLPLAQAAVAAGIPTLGYRTGPEAGSLSPAELRRMLSGGFRPATDPAELGRVRTAVICAPTPRDADGGLDLSQVEAAARTLAGQLRPHTTVILESPVHPGTTEEFLRPILEETSGLRAGRDFHLAYSPSRVDPGGRDFSPATTPKVIGGLTPACTESAAAFYGRLTDKVVRARGLREAETVQLLETNFRHVNIALVNEMAVLCHDLGVDLWDVIRCAETKPFGFQAFRPGPGVGGHSVPLDRTGHHPGGPLRMVELAQQVNSRMPRYVVQRAAALLNEHGKSARGARVLLLGVTYKPDLADQTATPAREIAIRLMELGAAVSYHDPHVPSWSVLDRPVPRADSLYEAAADADLTILLQQHRTYDLQGLSVKAQLLLDTRGATPTGAAHRL; via the coding sequence ATGCCCGCAGATCTCGCCGTCATCGGACTCGGCCCGCTCGGCCTGCCCCTGGCCCAGGCCGCCGTGGCCGCCGGCATCCCCACCCTCGGCTACCGGACCGGCCCCGAGGCGGGCTCCCTCAGCCCCGCCGAACTGCGCCGGATGCTCTCGGGGGGTTTCCGGCCCGCCACCGACCCGGCGGAACTGGGCCGGGTGCGCACGGCCGTCATCTGCGCCCCCACCCCGCGCGACGCGGACGGCGGACTCGACCTGAGCCAGGTCGAGGCGGCCGCCCGCACCCTGGCCGGACAGCTGCGCCCGCACACCACCGTGATCCTCGAGTCGCCCGTGCACCCGGGGACGACGGAGGAGTTCCTGCGCCCGATCCTGGAGGAGACCTCCGGCCTGCGCGCGGGCCGCGACTTCCACCTCGCCTACTCCCCCAGCCGGGTCGACCCCGGCGGCCGCGACTTCTCCCCGGCCACCACCCCGAAGGTCATCGGCGGCCTCACCCCCGCCTGCACCGAGTCGGCCGCCGCCTTCTACGGCCGTCTCACCGACAAGGTGGTACGCGCGCGTGGGCTGCGGGAAGCGGAGACCGTGCAGCTCCTGGAGACCAACTTCCGGCACGTCAACATCGCCCTCGTCAACGAGATGGCCGTCCTCTGCCACGACCTCGGCGTCGACCTGTGGGACGTCATCCGCTGCGCGGAGACCAAGCCGTTCGGCTTCCAGGCGTTCCGCCCCGGCCCGGGCGTCGGCGGCCACTCCGTCCCCCTGGACCGCACCGGCCACCACCCCGGCGGCCCCCTGCGCATGGTCGAACTCGCCCAGCAGGTCAACAGCCGCATGCCCCGCTACGTCGTCCAGCGCGCCGCCGCGCTCCTGAACGAGCACGGCAAGTCGGCGCGGGGCGCGCGCGTGCTGCTGCTCGGCGTCACCTACAAGCCCGACCTCGCCGACCAGACCGCCACCCCCGCGCGCGAGATCGCGATCCGTCTGATGGAGCTGGGCGCCGCCGTCAGCTACCACGACCCGCACGTACCGTCCTGGAGCGTCCTGGACCGTCCGGTGCCGCGCGCCGACTCCCTCTACGAGGCCGCCGCCGACGCCGACCTGACGATCCTCCTCCAGCAGCACCGCACGTACGACCTCCAGGGCCTGTCGGTGAAGGCCCAGCTGTTGCTGGACACACGGGGGGCCACTCCCACGGGGGCGGCGCATCGGTTGTGA
- the groL gene encoding chaperonin GroEL (60 kDa chaperone family; promotes refolding of misfolded polypeptides especially under stressful conditions; forms two stacked rings of heptamers to form a barrel-shaped 14mer; ends can be capped by GroES; misfolded proteins enter the barrel where they are refolded when GroES binds) has product MAKILKFDEDARRALERGVNKLADTVKVTIGPKGRNVVIDKKFGAPTITNDGVTIAREVELDDPYENLGAQLVKEVATKTNDIAGDGTTTATVLAQALVREGLKNVAAGASPAALKKGIDAAVKAVSEELLATARPIEDKADIAAVAALSAQDTQVGELIAEAMDKVGKDGVITVEESNTFGLELDFTEGMAFDKGYLSPYFVTDQERMEAVLEDPYILINQGKISSISDLLPLLEKVIQTNSSRPLLIIAEDLEGEALSTLVVNKIRGTFNAVAVKAPGFGDRRKAMLQDLAVLTGATVISEEVGLKLDQVGVDVLGSARRVTVTKDDTTVVDGAGNHEDVVGRVNQIKAEIENTDSDWDREKLQERLAKLAGGVCVIKVGAATEVELKEKKHRLEDAISATRAAVEEGIVSGGGSALVHAAKVLEGGLGKTGDEATGVAVVRRAVVEPLRWIAENAGLEGYVITSKVAELDKGQGFNAATGEYGDLVKAGVIDPVKVTRSALENAASIASLLLTTETLVVEKKEEEEPAAGGHSHGHSH; this is encoded by the coding sequence ATGGCGAAGATCCTGAAGTTCGACGAGGACGCCCGTCGCGCCCTCGAGCGCGGCGTCAACAAGCTTGCCGACACGGTCAAGGTGACGATCGGCCCCAAGGGCCGCAACGTCGTCATCGACAAGAAGTTCGGTGCCCCCACCATCACCAACGACGGTGTCACCATCGCCCGCGAGGTCGAGCTCGACGACCCGTACGAGAACCTCGGCGCGCAGCTCGTGAAGGAGGTGGCGACCAAGACCAACGACATCGCGGGCGACGGCACCACCACCGCCACCGTGCTCGCCCAGGCCCTGGTCCGCGAGGGTCTGAAGAACGTCGCCGCCGGCGCCTCCCCGGCCGCCCTGAAGAAGGGCATCGACGCCGCCGTCAAGGCCGTGTCGGAGGAGCTCCTCGCCACCGCCCGTCCGATCGAGGACAAGGCCGACATCGCCGCCGTCGCCGCGCTCTCCGCGCAGGACACGCAGGTCGGCGAGCTCATCGCCGAGGCGATGGACAAGGTCGGCAAGGACGGTGTCATCACCGTCGAGGAGTCCAACACCTTCGGCCTGGAGCTGGACTTCACCGAGGGCATGGCCTTCGACAAGGGCTACCTGTCGCCGTACTTCGTGACGGACCAGGAGCGCATGGAGGCCGTCCTCGAGGACCCCTACATCCTCATCAACCAGGGCAAGATCTCCTCGATCTCCGACCTGCTGCCGCTGCTGGAGAAGGTCATCCAGACCAACTCCTCCCGCCCGCTGCTGATCATCGCCGAGGACCTGGAGGGCGAGGCGCTCTCCACCCTCGTCGTCAACAAGATCCGCGGCACCTTCAACGCGGTCGCCGTCAAGGCCCCGGGCTTCGGTGACCGTCGCAAGGCGATGCTGCAGGACCTGGCCGTCCTCACCGGCGCCACCGTCATCTCCGAAGAGGTCGGCCTCAAGCTCGACCAGGTCGGCGTCGACGTGCTCGGCTCCGCCCGCCGCGTCACCGTCACCAAGGACGACACCACGGTCGTCGACGGCGCCGGCAACCACGAGGACGTCGTCGGCCGCGTCAACCAGATCAAGGCCGAGATCGAGAACACGGACTCCGACTGGGACCGCGAGAAGCTCCAGGAGCGCCTCGCGAAGCTGGCCGGCGGCGTGTGCGTGATCAAGGTCGGCGCCGCCACCGAGGTGGAGCTGAAGGAGAAGAAGCACCGCCTCGAGGACGCCATCTCCGCGACCCGCGCCGCGGTCGAGGAGGGCATCGTCTCCGGCGGTGGCTCCGCGCTCGTCCACGCCGCCAAGGTGCTGGAGGGCGGCCTGGGCAAGACCGGCGACGAGGCCACCGGTGTCGCGGTCGTGCGCCGCGCCGTCGTCGAGCCGCTGCGCTGGATCGCCGAGAACGCCGGCCTGGAGGGCTACGTCATCACCTCCAAGGTCGCCGAGCTCGACAAGGGCCAGGGCTTCAACGCCGCCACCGGCGAGTACGGCGACCTGGTCAAGGCCGGCGTCATCGACCCGGTCAAGGTCACCCGCTCCGCCCTGGAGAACGCCGCCTCCATCGCCTCCCTCCTCCTGACGACCGAGACCCTGGTCGTCGAGAAGAAGGAAGAGGAAGAGCCGGCCGCCGGCGGCCACAGCCACGGCCACTCCCACTGA
- a CDS encoding MOSC domain-containing protein: MRLLSVNLGRPKAVPYTDQPQGLTGIDKRPVEGSVRISAPGPKGVGASGLAGDAVCDLRHHGGADQAVYAVAREDLDDWERELGRPLANGAFGENLTTAGLDVSGARIGERWRIGAEVILEVTGGRIPCLTFQGHMGEQRWVKRFTQKAATGAYLRVIAPGEVRAGDPVEIVHVPEHEVTARMGFQATTTHRELLPRLLAAGEALHPEALAAAREYVEKYGAKQGGAYGG; this comes from the coding sequence ATGAGGCTTCTGTCCGTGAATCTGGGTCGTCCGAAGGCCGTGCCTTACACCGATCAGCCGCAGGGGCTGACCGGTATCGACAAGCGGCCCGTCGAGGGGTCCGTGCGAATCTCGGCGCCCGGACCGAAGGGGGTCGGGGCGAGCGGGCTCGCCGGGGACGCGGTGTGCGACCTGCGCCATCACGGCGGCGCCGACCAGGCGGTGTACGCCGTGGCGCGCGAGGACCTCGACGACTGGGAGCGCGAACTGGGACGCCCGCTGGCCAACGGCGCGTTCGGCGAGAACCTCACCACCGCCGGACTGGACGTGTCCGGGGCGCGGATCGGCGAGCGCTGGCGGATCGGCGCGGAGGTGATCCTGGAGGTGACGGGCGGACGGATACCCTGCCTCACCTTCCAGGGCCATATGGGTGAGCAGCGGTGGGTCAAGCGGTTCACGCAGAAGGCCGCGACGGGCGCGTATCTGCGAGTGATCGCGCCGGGCGAGGTCCGCGCGGGGGATCCGGTCGAGATCGTCCACGTGCCGGAGCACGAGGTGACGGCGCGGATGGGGTTCCAGGCCACCACCACACACCGTGAGCTGCTGCCCCGACTGCTCGCGGCGGGCGAGGCACTGCATCCGGAGGCGCTGGCGGCGGCCCGGGAGTACGTCGAGAAGTACGGCGCGAAGCAGGGCGGGGCGTACGGCGGCTGA
- a CDS encoding SDR family oxidoreductase, with amino-acid sequence MTTALITGSTAGIGAAFARRLAADGHDLVLVARDTKRLREQATELHDRHGIEAEVRAADLATDEGIEAVAARLGDRKNPVDLLINNAGFGNKGRYLDVSMADELKMLKVHCEAVLRLTSAASAAMRERGRGGVVNVASVAAFVPRGTYGASKAWVVQFTQGAARDLAGSGVRLMALCPGFVRTEFHERAGMGTDNIPGWMWLDADKLVAAALQDLARGKSLSIPDPRYKALMGLVKVTPRSLLGGISSKTGRKYGPQ; translated from the coding sequence ATGACAACGGCTCTCATCACGGGTTCGACCGCGGGCATCGGCGCCGCGTTCGCGCGGCGGCTGGCGGCGGACGGGCATGATCTCGTCCTCGTGGCACGCGACACCAAGCGGCTGCGCGAGCAGGCGACCGAACTGCACGACCGGCACGGCATCGAGGCGGAGGTGCGCGCCGCCGACCTCGCCACGGACGAGGGCATCGAGGCGGTGGCCGCCCGGCTCGGCGACCGCAAGAACCCCGTCGACCTGCTGATCAACAACGCCGGCTTCGGCAACAAGGGCCGCTATCTCGACGTATCGATGGCCGATGAGCTGAAGATGCTCAAGGTGCACTGCGAGGCGGTGCTGCGGCTGACGTCGGCGGCGAGCGCGGCGATGCGGGAGCGCGGGCGCGGGGGTGTGGTGAACGTGGCGTCCGTGGCGGCCTTCGTGCCGCGGGGGACGTACGGGGCGTCGAAGGCGTGGGTCGTGCAGTTCACGCAGGGAGCGGCGCGCGATCTGGCGGGCAGCGGGGTGCGGCTGATGGCGCTGTGCCCGGGCTTCGTGCGGACCGAGTTCCATGAGCGGGCCGGAATGGGGACGGACAACATCCCGGGCTGGATGTGGCTGGACGCGGACAAGCTGGTCGCGGCGGCGCTGCAGGATCTGGCGCGCGGAAAGTCGCTGTCGATCCCGGATCCGCGGTACAAGGCGCTGATGGGGCTGGTGAAGGTGACGCCCCGGTCGCTGCTGGGCGGGATCAGCTCGAAGACGGGACGGAAGTACGGCCCTCAGTAA